In the genome of Calothrix sp. PCC 6303, the window GGGAAGATTAACTAGCCCTGTTGACTGTGGTGTCATTGAATTTCGCAAATGTCGGGTAATTGTGCTGCCACCGTGGGAGATTGAGAGGTTTTAACCCATGAACTAGAAGAAACGAAGTTACGTCTGAAACTCACATTGTCCTGTTGGAGCAAACCTTTGGGGGTTCACATTGGGCAGGTTTTTTACCCTTTTCTTTCAGCAGGTGTGTGTCAACGCTTGAGATCTAGGTGGAAATTTATGTGCGTCCAGACGCAACTTCTTCCACAGGGGCATGGTGCTATCTCATCCCTCCACTCACTCTGGAGTGTCGTTTCGATTTCAAATCAATTAGATTTGATTTCTTCAGGACGCTTTGAGTGATTGGCGATATAAGGTTTATATCAGTTAGTTAAATAGGGTTAAGTTTTGTTGTCTGGATAAGACTTATTGAACTTATTAGGTGTTGTACTCAATCTCGCAAATGCAGATATGAAGAGAGATTGGAGAGATTGAAAAATTTTTTTTGGGTAGGGGTACTAGTGTTTGCGAGTAATGGCTCAAGTATTTACGATGATGAGGATATGCATTCTTGCACTCGCCTATGATCTTTTTGTGGTAAAGGTTTGATGCCAATTTTTAAGTTTCTTTAAGTTGAATTAGATGCACTCAAACTAGGTCTAAATACCGGACAATTAACCAGCCAAGGGTGAAAGAAGTAGACTCTTTTGGCTTTTGTCAACTTTTGGCTGTTATGTTAACTAAAACCTTGGCTTTGCTATCTTGGGGTACATTATCTGGGTTACTGATATATTAGTGAGAAAGTCACAAGTAGGTGGGTGTTGAAAGTTGTGATTATGGGAAGGCTATAGGCATTAGTGGTAAGAGCAAACATTTGATCTGGTTGTGTCTCCTGTTAGGGTTTGTAAGAAGACCTTTAAGTCGATTTACATTACATAGGGGAAAAATTTGGGGACTTTGCTTTCCAAATAGTTTTTAATAAGTTACGTTTATTACCATATACATACTTACATTAAATTTGTGCGACTATTAAAATCTGAAACGGATAAATTTTGTTTATTCCCAAAAATTGCAAATTTTATTTATGTGTCCAACATATCACTTTTTTTTTGAGAAAGAATCCAATTTATCTTTTTTTAATCATTGGGGATAAGTAGAAGGGAATAAAAATTCTATGAATTCGTAACCTCTAAAACCTCCAGATTCAACAGCCTAGGGGCAAGCCGCTAAATATTCCCATCCAAGTATGTAAGGGATTTTACGATTAATGATGACCGAATAGGCAGGGGAAATTCATGAGTAGGGAGCGGGGGGACTGAGATATTTCCCTTGCGTGAAGCGGAGTGGAACATGGGTCAGAGGTAAATTAAGGTTTCATTATCAATACCTCTGCCAAATTAAGAGGATTCAACGCCCGTAGAAACGTGATGAATACGCCCTAAAGAAGTAAGCTTGGCAAAAATCCGGGTTAATAAAATAGGCTCAGGGATTTCTGGAAGCATTTTTAAGATCTCATGGACATATCGAAAGCCACGATAATGAGCCTTAAGATCAATAATGCCGGAGTCAGGATTCAGGATGCGGAAATCAGCGAGAAGATGATGAGATAAATTAACCATAAAGAATGCTAGATTAGCAGCATTAGTCACCGCAGTTTGACCGATGTTCATAAAGTCTTCCAATCCCCAAAATTGCTTGGCATCACGGAAGTTAAACTCGATCTGAAAGCGTAGTTTGTAGTAGTCAATTATTTTCTCAGATGACAACTTTAGGTCACTAGAAAACAGAATTACGTGACTGCGAGCATTAGTTTTCAGATTTGTTTTCACCAAAATAACTACATTCAGGGACTGGGCAAATTCTTTGTGCAGTAAAGTAGCTTGGTAACTATCGGTTTGGATATCCTCTTCGATACTACTTTGACGCAAATATTCATCAGAAATATTACGCCAGTCTAGTTTATCTCCGTATTTACGGCGTGAACGATGATTAGGGTCAGGATTTTGGTAAGGTATGTATAATGCTGAATCGTGGCGTAACTTGGAAATTATATGTAAGTTGACCTGTCGAGCCATCTGCAAAGCATTATTGTTTCCAAAATGACCATCTAAGACTAAGTAAGTCAGTGGGATAAAGTTAGCTACCAGCTTGACTAGCTCATTAATCATCTTCTTAATTCTGAGTAATTCAGATGTGAGAATTACTTCGGTCTTGTTTTTATTTTTACTCCCTTTTGGTCGTCCACGTCCACGTTTTTCTTTGGCTTTTATTTCTGGTCTTAACGATACGCTACTTTTTTCTATATCGCTCTTTATCACCTGTTCTACCTGAATTGGAAATGAGTGCCTTTGTTCAACACTTACTAATGATAATGTAAAGAAAGATAGCCCTGATATTGGCTTACTTACTAGGCTGGAAAAGAATCTATCCAACCCATAAGTTTTTTTCCCGGATTTACTTACTACAACTTCATCTCCTGCAAGTAAATACACCTCATTCGCACGGAACAAATGCTTGCGGAAAAATAGCCAAAACAATGTCGCCCAAGGGATTACCGTATGAAAAAATCTCAACATCGTCCGATAACTACCACCACTACCTGTCCAACGAGAAATTCCCAACATAGTGACTCGCCCGCTCATCGCTAACATTGCCAAGATTATTTGGTTCAATTGCTTCATCGTTGTAGCATTTATCTGCGGCAGGAAGCACTGTAACAATGATAAAATGTCAAACATGGGCGCACATAGTGGTTTTTGAGTTGTCGTTGTGAGAGACAATAACTCTACTACGAAACGCCCTACCTCTTCCTCTTCATCCTCTTACTTTGGCGAAGGTATTGATTATATATTTTGTTTTTTCAGTACTTAACTAGCTTGAAAAAGTAGGTAGTGAGTAGAAAATAGTAAAGAGCAAATTTGAATTAGGGGAACAGTATGAATTTGGAGCCGATTTCTATCGACATTAATGATATTAATTATTAATAGCTAGAAAAATTGTTCCTGATGAGCAATTAAAAATGAAGATAAAGTTAAGTCGAAGGTAGAAAAAACCCCACAAAAAATTTGTGGGGTTTAAGGGGAGATTGTAATATGGGTGCGGAAGGCTAATAGCGATCGCATACCACGCACAACAATATAATATTGGTTATCTATTCCCGAAAAAAACTGTTATAGTAATCCCTCATCTGTACACGATATTCACGCACCCCCATCAAGCAGTACGAAAACGCGCCAATTCCTCTCCTGTTTTGGCATCATGAGCATGGACAGTACAAACTAAGCAAGAATCAAAAGACCTAGCGACATGTCCCACTTCCACAGGATCACTAGGATCTTGAACAGGGGTACCAATCAAAGCTTCTTCCACAGGACCCCGTACACCTTTCCCATCCCTAGGTCCAATATTCCAAGTTCCTGGTGCAATCACTTGATAATTTTTGATTTTGCCATCTTGAATATCTACCCAGTGACACAGCGCACCTCGTGAAGCTTCAGTAGCACCCCAACCTCTACCATCGCGTTGAGTTGGTCGAATATACCAGTCATCATTTAACCGGAATTCCCGCAAACAATGTTCAGCTTGACGATATAACTTGACGATTTCATGGACTCTTCCCAATTGTCGCAAATGGACACTCGCACCACCCATTGCCTTGAACATGCTCAGAATGAAGCCATCGTAATGTTGCCAAGATTCCCCATGCTTCCCACCAGCAACTAATTGTCGGGCAAAGGGTCCAACTTCTAATCTGCCGTAATCTTGATGGCTAACGGCACTTGACCAGGAGTATTTACCTTCAAAGTCCTTATCATTTTTCTGAGTTGGTTTACTGGTGCGCTCAAAAGGATGAATATCAGTATCAGCTTCGTCATACCAGGAGTGACTTAAATTCTCACGAATAAAACTGTGAT includes:
- a CDS encoding IS4 family transposase, yielding MFDILSLLQCFLPQINATTMKQLNQIILAMLAMSGRVTMLGISRWTGSGGSYRTMLRFFHTVIPWATLFWLFFRKHLFRANEVYLLAGDEVVVSKSGKKTYGLDRFFSSLVSKPISGLSFFTLSLVSVEQRHSFPIQVEQVIKSDIEKSSVSLRPEIKAKEKRGRGRPKGSKNKNKTEVILTSELLRIKKMINELVKLVANFIPLTYLVLDGHFGNNNALQMARQVNLHIISKLRHDSALYIPYQNPDPNHRSRRKYGDKLDWRNISDEYLRQSSIEEDIQTDSYQATLLHKEFAQSLNVVILVKTNLKTNARSHVILFSSDLKLSSEKIIDYYKLRFQIEFNFRDAKQFWGLEDFMNIGQTAVTNAANLAFFMVNLSHHLLADFRILNPDSGIIDLKAHYRGFRYVHEILKMLPEIPEPILLTRIFAKLTSLGRIHHVSTGVESS